From Rutidosis leptorrhynchoides isolate AG116_Rl617_1_P2 chromosome 3, CSIRO_AGI_Rlap_v1, whole genome shotgun sequence, a single genomic window includes:
- the LOC139899706 gene encoding receptor-like protein EIX2, whose product MRAIVYWLLCIFIFISDAVHSLGGVKKANMTVTRSCIEMERQALLIFKADLKDKYVALYDWGNEEEKRDCCKWLGVHCDSHTGHVVTLNLGFLSHLAGKINPSITLLKQLQHLDISGIDFQSSHIPNFLGSLTNLEFLVMYGANLSGPIPRQLGNLSKLSYFDLRENSLVGTIPHQIGNLSKLSHIDLSGNYLVGTIPRQIGNLSKLSHLDLSNNSLVGTIPHELGNLFNLTHLYLKVNSLVGSIPASFGALTSLTTLLLSDNKLGGVIPHELGNLSNFKWLDLSGNYLVGSIPSSIGALISINDLDLSVNYLRGSLPNFTGWSSLISLSLAHNSLNGSVPNFTGCDFLQELDLSGNQLSGDLPNSVGQLSDLEYLDLSANSLNGVISDLHFITLSSLTYLDMSFNSLSFDLSFHFIVPFQLVTIRLHSCKLGPSFPLWIKNQASFEHLDISSAGISDSVPVWFWHLPDVLVFLNVSSNELKGKLPDHILLDFVEYPGLDLSNNRFEGMVPPLPSKLSSLNLFGNNFNGDLSFLCHIDVELTFVDLSNNSFSGSLPDCWSQFQKLVVLDLSNNNLSGSIPSSFGFLNQLEALYLRKNAFVGEVPMSLSNCTNLRFVDLGENKLSGKIPMWVGERLTMLYALVLGSNMLSGSLPTQICWLYNLHILDLSMNRLVGNLPDCLGNLTSMSSKRSGDDLTNHSYYSYRQNMTKEDLFLRGLLPYPCLKNPHYSRFISCHSATVPQEFIDKALVVWKGTYRSFGRSNLDLLNIIDVSNNNLSGEFPFEITRLVELVSLNFSLNKFHGELPKDIGLLKSLNSLDLSRNQFSGKIPSSLSQLDSLGVLDLSYNNMSGKIPTGTLLQGFNSSSYEGNSLLYGPPLTPISSRTPVTIVVEEDDNDMNGDDDFWKSYYMGMGSGFAVGFWGISGLIFLNRRCRHLLFASLSLAKDLIYVTVAVLYRKLRR is encoded by the coding sequence ATGCGTGCCATTGTGTATTGGCTACTatgcatatttatatttatcaGTGATGCTGTTCATAGTCTCGGGGGGGTTAAAAAAGCCAACATGACGGTTACCAGGTCATGCATCGAGATGGAGAGACAAGCTCTACTGATATTTAAAGCGGACTTAAAAGACAAATATGTCGCTCTATATGATTGGGGAAATGAAGAAGAAAAGAGGGATTGTTGCAAATGGTTGGGTGTCCATTGTGACTCCCACACTGGTCACGTAGTCACACTTAATCTTGGTTTTCTTTCTCACTTAGCGGGTAAAATTAATCCATCAATAACACTGTTAAAGCAGTTACAACACCTTGATATATCTGGAATTGATTTTCAGTCCAGTCATATACCAAACTTTTTGGGTTCCCTTACCAATCTAGAGTTTTTGGTTATGTATGGTGCTAATCTCAGTGGACCTATTCCTCGCCAGCTTGGTAATCTATCCAAGTTGTCTTATTTTGATCTCCGTGAGAATTCTTTGGTGGGAACTATTCCTCATCAGATTGGAAACCTCTCCAAGTTGTCTCATATTGATCTCAGTGGTAATTATTTGGTGGGAACTATTCCTCGTCAGATTGGAAACCTCTCCAAGTTGTCTCATCTCGATCTCAGTAATAATTCTTTGGTGGGAACTATTCCTCATGAGCTTGGAAACCTCTTCAACCTGACTCATCTTTATCTCAAAGTTAATTCGTTGGTGGGATCTATTCCTGCTTCTTTTGGAGCTTTAACTTCTCTCACCACCTTATTACTCTCAGATAATAAACTAGGAGGTGTCATTCCTCATGAGCTTGGAAATCTCTCTAACTTTAAATGGCTTGATCTGAGTGGTAATTATTTGGTGGGATCTATTCCTTCTTCCATTGGAGCTTTAATTTCTATCAATGATTTAGACCTCTCAGTAAACTACCTTAGAGGGTCCCTGCCCAATTTCACTGGATGGTCATCGTTGATTAGCTTGTCGCTTGCTCATAATTCTCTCAACGGAAGCGTTCCTAACTTCACAGGGTGCGATTTCCTACAAGAGTTAGACCTATCTGGTAACCAGTTGAGTGGTGATTTACCCAATAGTGTGGGCCAACTTTCAGATCTTGAATATCTTGATCTTTCAGCCAATTCCCTTAATGGTGTGATATCCGACCTTCACTTTATAACTCTTTCATCCTTGACCTATTTGGATATGTCTTTTAATTCACTTTCATTTGATTTGAGCTTCCATTTCATAGTTCCTTTCCAGTTGGTGACCATAAGATTGCATTCATGCAAACTGGGACCTAGTTTCCCATTGTGGATCAAAAATCAAGCAAGTTTTGAACATCTTGATATTTCCAGTGCTGGTATATCAGATAGTGTCCCTGTGTGGTTCTGGCACCTACCAGATGTATTAGTATTTTTGAACGTGTCATCAAATGAATTGAAAGGTAAGCTACCTGATCATATATTGTTAGACTTTGTGGAGTATCCTGGATTGGACTTGAGTAACAATCGTTTTGAAGGTATGGTACCACCATTGCCTTCTAAACTTTCCTCGTTAAACCTTTTCGGAAATAATTTCAATGGGGACCTCTCTTTCTTGTGTCATATTGATGTGGAATTAACTTTCGTTGACCTCTCCAACAATTCATTTTCAGGGAGCCTTCCTGACTGTTGGTCACAATTCCAAAAATTGGTTGTTCTTGATTTGTCTAACAACAATTTATCCGGGAGTATTCCTTCGTCTTTTGGATTCTTGAATCAACTAGAGGCATTGTATTTGCGAAAAAATGCCTTTGTTGGTGAAGTGCCCATGTCCTTGAGCAACTGTACAAATCTGAGGTTTGTGGACCTTGGGGAAAACAAGTTATCAGGCAAAATACCGATGTGGGTTGGGGAAAGACTTACAATGCTATATGCACTTGTTTTAGGATCAAATATGTTAAGTGGTAGTCTACCTACCCAAATATGTTGGTTGTACAATCTTCATATCCTTGACCTGTCTATGAATCGATTGGTGGGTAATCTTCCTGATTGCCTTGGTAACCTAACATCTATGTCTAGTAAAAGGTCAGGAGATGATTTGACTAACCATTCTTATTACTCCTATCGTCAAAATATGACCAAGGAAGATCTTTTTCTTCGTGGTTTACTTCCATATCCCTGTCTTAAAAATCCTCATTATTCTCGTTTTATTTCTTGTCATTCTGCTACTGTACCTCAGGAGTTCATTGACAAAGCATTGGTTGTATGGAAAGGAACGTACAGATCTTTTGGAAGAAGTAATCTCGATCTATTGAATATCATTGACGTCTCAAACAATAACTTATCAGGGGAGTTTCCCTTTGAGATCACTCGTCTTGTTGAACTAGTATCCTTAAATTTCTCCCTCAATAAATTTCATGGTGAACTCCCAAAAGATATTGGTCTATTGAAATCTCTTAATTCTCTTGACTTGTCCAGAAATCAGTTTTCTGGAAAGATTCCCTCAAGTTTGTCACAGTTGGACAGTTTAGGTGTTCTTGATCTTTCGTACAATAACATGTCAGGAAAAATACCAACTGGGACTCTACTCCAAGGCTTTAATTCATCCTCCTATGAAGGTAACTCACTACTTTATGGACCTCCACTCACACCAATATCCAGCCGTACACCTGTTACTATCGTTGTTGAGGAGGATGACAACGACATGAATGGAGATGACGACTTTTGGAAATCATATTACATGGGTATGGGTTCTGGATTTGCAGTTGGATTTTGGGGAATTTCTGGTCTTATATTTCTCAACCGTCGATGCAGACATTTACTTTTTGCATCATTGAGTCTCGCAAAGGATTTGATATACGTAACAGTTGCTGTTTTATATCGAAAGTTAAGAAGATAA